From the Methanobacterium sp. BAmetb5 genome, the window TATGAATAATACAAATCTTCTAGCCATTCCTTTAATTCATCCCTAAGTTTTAGGAATAATTTGAATTTTTCTTCTTCTGTGCCTTCGAAAACTGATGGGTCTTCAAATGGTTGTTTGAAGTATTTTTTACCCCCCACAAAGAATGGGCATGCATTATAGGGGTTTCCGCAGACAGTTACAACGTAATCAAATTCCTGACCTTCAAATTCTTTCAGACTTTTAGATCTTTGATGAGAGATGTCAATTCCAAGGTCTTCCATACATTTTATGGCCAGGGGATCAACGGCCTGGGGTTCACTCCCGGCACTATAAACATCAAAAATATCCCCATAAAGATCCCTGAATAGTCCTTCTGCCATTTGGGAGCGGGCTGCGTTATGAATACACATAAATAAAACTCGTTCTTTCACCATTCAATCACCTAAATGAATATTACCCCTAATAAGGATGTTTACATCTAAATATACCATCATGGTCGAAATTATGCCAGTAGGGCAGTCCCAGTAAAATATCACCCTAGTTAAATTAGTTCTATTAATTTTTCAACAGTATCTGTAATTTCAGGGTTTTTAAGACTGTAATGAATCCATACCCCTTCTTTACGCCCTTTAATAAAACCCAAGTTTTTTAGAATATTCAAGTGATGCGATATGCTTGACTGGGGCTTATCAAGAGCGTACATTATTTCACAGACACATAATTCTCCGTCCGAAAGTAAATACAGTATTTTGAGCCGTGTTGCATCCGATAGGGCTTTAAGTTTCCCTGAATATTTTTCATAGTGATCATCATCAGGTAATGACCCCATAAGTTCTTTAATTCTTTTCTTTTGACTTTCATTAGGCCTATCTTCGCCCTGAATCTGGCAACCTGTCATGATACCTCCCATATATCTCCATAATCTGTGGATATGTCTTTCTAATTTTTTGATGATGAAAACCATATATCAACATATGTTGATGTATTGATAAGTGGAAGTTTCTTA encodes:
- a CDS encoding arsenate reductase ArsC yields the protein MVKERVLFMCIHNAARSQMAEGLFRDLYGDIFDVYSAGSEPQAVDPLAIKCMEDLGIDISHQRSKSLKEFEGQEFDYVVTVCGNPYNACPFFVGGKKYFKQPFEDPSVFEGTEEEKFKLFLKLRDELKEWLEDLYYSYMLPNDESCNFSEELEGCCGSMDKEFSCR
- a CDS encoding helix-turn-helix transcriptional regulator, translated to MTGCQIQGEDRPNESQKKRIKELMGSLPDDDHYEKYSGKLKALSDATRLKILYLLSDGELCVCEIMYALDKPQSSISHHLNILKNLGFIKGRKEGVWIHYSLKNPEITDTVEKLIELI